The Triticum aestivum cultivar Chinese Spring chromosome 5A, IWGSC CS RefSeq v2.1, whole genome shotgun sequence genomic sequence CTTGGGCTCTGACCAATCCTACCTTCAGTCAAAGCTAAAGGTAAAGTTGTGGTGGTATGGCCATACATGTATGCCCTTATGCTGACTTCTACACCAAAACTTGTGCGTATAAACTCCTCTTCTTTTTATTTCTCCCTAATAAGAAAACATTTAAACTTGAAACTTTGCATGCCAACAACACACAAGTACTATCATGTCAGATTTCTTTAAAAAATATTTGGTGCATCAGAAATATTTAAAATGATAAATAACATTCAAAATTTATAATTTGACAATGTTATGTTGCATAAAAAAACAGACACATTTTACGCACAGAGTGACACTTGTGTGTCGTTGATATGCAAAATTTCAACGTCAAATCTTTTCTTGTTCGGAAGTGGAAAAAAGAGAATTTTCTATAGAAAGACAACATCATGGATCTTGATGCAAAGATGGATAGCCTATAGATATAATATGTACATGGCAGCATAGAAAATCCACACTCAAGACTAAAAGGCTCTCGCCTGCCTGCACCTCTGAACCCTCATTCTTAAACTTCATGGTGACGCCACGTCGTCCCCATCTCGcggggagaagggggaggggggggggggggggggcgcatcgCCGATGACACCATGGCAAACTGTAGCATCCCCATTTTAAGCTCGATCTCAATCCAATCCTACCGCCAGTCGAAACTTAAAATGCCCTCACCCGCGCCTCTGAACCTCCGTCAGAGCATCTGTAGCAGAGTCCACAAAAGCGGTCAAACCCGTAAAAATCCGCGTTTTCAGTTTCGTGGTGTCAGAAAACGTCCCCAATAAACCCCGCAAAAATGGTCAAACCCGTAAAAAATTTGCAGGCCCCTGAGAATCCATCCCCGCGACCCTTTAATTTGCAGATTTGGAGGCAAAATATAAAGGAAACTGCAAACCAGTCAACGCTACGCGACAAGGAAATTTTGCCGTGCGCACACGGGCTCCGATAACCTTCCGCCATGGAACTCGCCGGAATCTCGCTGGAAACTCGCCGTTTACCGCTGCTGCGGCGTTGGCTTGCGGAGTAGATCGCAGGAGCAGTGACTGGAGACTCGAGCAGCTACCCGGGCACGAACGAGCTAGCTAGCAAGCTCCTGATCCATCCGGCCACGAACGAGCTATAGCTAGCAAGCTCCTCGATCCAGCCGGCCATGGAATAGCTAGCTAGCTCCCGGATTCATCCGGCAACGGGGCAGCTGGCTCCTGAATCGATTCGGCGACTACCATAGGCGACGGGAGCTGATTATGAACATaggccagaggaagaagaagacacggGAAAGAATATACGTGAATATCTTTTTTACGGGTCCGTTATGCAGGGTCTGCATCTGCGACCGTCCGCACCGGTCCATAAGCCGTTTTTttgcgaactgcaaacgcgttttgcgggccggcgggatgcAAGGTCTGCTAGAGAGGCTCTCAGCAGTCGAAACTTAAAATGCCCCCACCCGCACCTCTGAACGTCCGTCCTCGCATGGACGGTTACATCGTGTCATCCCGCCATCAGACTCCCGCCTCGCCCTCTCCAAACGTTTTTTTTGGCAATGTTATGTATGCAATGCATGCATAGCATAGATTCCGTATGCCAATCTACAAGCGCGGACAACACAGCTACCAATCCACCATGCATGCATGGAGGTGGAGCAGCTGTACGTACGTACAGACCTACATCGATAATGTATGTTGTAGTCCGATCGAGCTTAATCAGTTAAGCTTACATATCTTGATGGACAAACGTGGTACAAAGATCGGTCCTCTCTCTTAATTAGTGCAGCAGGTAGTAACAATATTTTGGGGACCAATGAGAAAACGGGAAAAAAGGATCACGATCGATCAAGCTTGGGCCGGCGGCCGGCGCTCGACGCGTGGTAGCTAGTGACAGCAGATGAgtcgatcgatcgatcgctcagttGTGCTTGTGCGGGATGGGCGCGCCGGCCCCTCGGCGGTTGGTGTCCGGCGGAGGGTCCACGTACCCGTAGTCCTCGTTCTCCGCGGAGGCCCCGCCTCCGGCCAGCCGCCGCATCTCCACGCCCTCGTCGTTCCCGCCGCCGAAGCTCATGTTCGTCGTCACTGTCGGCGGTCGCGGCACGCGGGCGCCTCCCACACCGCGCGCACGGCCGACAGCCATCGCCAGCACCAGTGCCAGAACCACCGCCGCCCGCTTCGCCGCCACCGCGGACAAGGAGGGCGACGTCGGCCAGCGCATGATGGACGTACGCGTGCCCGTTAAAGCAGTGCGGCGGTCGAGCTTGCTAGAGGGATCGAGAGGGGGTCATGGAAAGGGCGTGGTGCAACGAAACGACCGTCGACCGGCCTATAAAGAGGGCGGGCGGGCGCGGCGCGCGACGGAAGCGGGAGCGCGGACAGCGCGCGTCGGGGCGGCTGTTACTCGAAGCCACCGGAATGCGGGGTGGTGATCTCGCCGTCCACGCCATACCAAACCCACAATTCGTTTCCGCGTACTGTGTCGTCCTGCCTACCAAGTTGCTTATGTGCTTCCAATCAAAGGCACAAAGCCACGGTTTAATAATTGATCAAAGATACGCACACAAAAAACATCCAAGCCTTCCCACAGATGACAAAAGAAAGAAAATGCAACTTTCAGGCTTCTTACTGTAATTTATAGGTCTCCAGCAAAGGTCATCTCAGCCAGCGGTGTGAATAACATAAAACTACCGATATTGCCGTTAGAGTTATAAAAACCTACATACTTTAAAATTTTCGCAAAAACCTACCACTCTTTCACGTATTGTTTCAGAAAAACCAAATGACTGTGTTGGTAGAGTTTAACTGTGATTATGACAGCAGGCCGGGTCCACTTGTCAGGTCTGACGTGGCATAAAAGTCAATACCAATTTGGTTTTATGAAATGACACGCCAAAGGTGGTAGGGTTTTGCGATTTTTTTTTTGAAGTTGGTAGTTTTGAATAGACCTAACCATAATACCGGtcgttttatgctatttactccagCAAGTAAGAAACAAGTTGTGGTTGGACAGTTAGTAGAACTATGCCAAAACACTCGTTTGATAATCAGGCACATGAGTGGGGTTGGAGTCGAGGACGGCGGTAGCAATTTTCATAACGGGCATACAAACGACTCGTCATTTGAATGTTGCCCAGAGGCCCCTCGACAGGTGCTTCACTCGCTGGATGGTTGTGTTTTCCTTAACCCCACACATTATATTAAATTATTAATTAATAAAATAAAGTACAATTGCACAGATACAAGCGGAAACTATCATAAAGATCGGGACATGACATATGTCAAATAAACTTTACATAAAGAACTCCACACAAAAGAATATGACAAATAAGTCTATTGGAGTCCTTGCAAACAACCAATTCTAAAATCGCCGCCGACACCAGCGATTTGTGTTACGTGGCCAGTCGGTGTGGGTTGCATTATCAGTAGTTGCCATGGTTACCCTGACTGGTGATGGATGGTCCATTGATAGGCATTTTTTTGAGcgtcagtacagacacaagcgctcatatacacgcgcatacactcacccctatgaacgtacacacgcacaccctacccctatgagcacctccgag encodes the following:
- the LOC123107727 gene encoding uncharacterized protein codes for the protein MRWPTSPSLSAVAAKRAAVVLALVLAMAVGRARGVGGARVPRPPTVTTNMSFGGGNDEGVEMRRLAGGGASAENEDYGYVDPPPDTNRRGAGAPIPHKHN